In one Komagataeibacter sp. FNDCR2 genomic region, the following are encoded:
- a CDS encoding ParB/RepB/Spo0J family partition protein, translating into MMIAIDNIHENGNMRRVMPTAEATAALEAGIRELGILQPVLVRPDPDGGYILIAGYRRLNAARSIGLTEIPAEVKLLSELEAEAAQAAENIQRLPVDPVDQWRHIERMVADGYSVQKAGAALGMTDRQIGQISRLGRLAPELLDALTGRELPGWRTLGEISQAPHEIQTAALKRHLYHGDAVQWNSIAAECVTRRIPRDRALFDVAASGIVFDEDLFAEPGSPEQFTTTQATRFIEAQLEAVEDLIQNGDEPALLVDYNSMTLLPQLPAGWMFADSSGGADKKLTRRSRHKRAYAIVPVNHHHDACKVVSVIIKPVKSVEAEPAADMEAPEDEAPSAIGIVGPEDSPAEEPQITKAGHDLLADVRTSALCRALRNPLRMTPEDAFHALLIGYVADDSRLKDILAALVSPAGDVPELDFNRMAELAGEALARTISVVSPHRQTSTWKSADSYARPEYIGALINADAHMPELDTPEMLAHVSGSTLKAIAKDYAPRGEKPPGKVAELRQWLVGRAPGWQPLHFGAPGPACEPWTRESILQEDAS; encoded by the coding sequence ATGATGATTGCCATTGATAACATTCACGAAAACGGCAACATGCGCCGCGTGATGCCCACGGCGGAAGCCACGGCGGCGCTGGAAGCGGGCATTCGTGAGCTGGGCATATTACAGCCGGTTCTGGTACGGCCCGACCCGGACGGCGGCTATATTTTGATTGCAGGCTACCGCAGGTTAAACGCGGCGCGGAGTATCGGGCTGACCGAAATACCGGCTGAGGTGAAGCTGTTGAGCGAACTGGAAGCCGAGGCGGCGCAGGCTGCCGAAAACATCCAGCGTCTTCCCGTGGATCCCGTGGACCAGTGGCGGCATATCGAGCGCATGGTGGCCGATGGCTATTCGGTTCAGAAGGCTGGAGCCGCGCTGGGCATGACCGATCGCCAGATAGGGCAGATAAGCAGGCTGGGCCGGCTGGCGCCGGAATTACTTGATGCCCTTACGGGCCGTGAACTGCCTGGCTGGCGAACTTTAGGCGAGATATCTCAGGCACCGCACGAGATACAGACGGCGGCGCTAAAGCGCCATCTTTATCATGGCGATGCTGTTCAGTGGAACAGCATCGCGGCGGAGTGTGTCACCCGTCGCATCCCCCGTGATCGCGCCCTATTTGACGTTGCGGCATCGGGCATCGTGTTTGACGAGGATCTGTTTGCCGAGCCGGGTTCTCCCGAACAGTTTACTACCACGCAGGCTACCCGTTTCATAGAAGCCCAGCTTGAGGCCGTAGAAGACCTGATCCAGAATGGTGATGAGCCCGCGCTGCTTGTGGATTACAACAGCATGACGCTGCTGCCACAGCTTCCGGCCGGATGGATGTTTGCGGACAGTTCGGGCGGTGCAGACAAGAAGCTCACCAGGCGCAGTCGGCACAAACGGGCATATGCCATCGTGCCGGTCAATCATCATCATGATGCCTGCAAGGTGGTATCGGTCATCATCAAGCCCGTGAAAAGCGTTGAGGCCGAACCGGCGGCCGATATGGAGGCGCCAGAGGATGAGGCACCCAGCGCAATCGGGATTGTCGGGCCGGAAGATAGCCCGGCAGAAGAACCACAGATTACCAAGGCTGGGCATGATTTGCTGGCTGATGTCCGCACCAGTGCGTTGTGCAGGGCATTACGCAACCCGCTGCGCATGACGCCCGAAGATGCCTTTCATGCCCTTCTGATTGGCTATGTGGCGGATGATTCACGGCTGAAGGACATTCTGGCCGCATTGGTCTCACCCGCCGGTGACGTTCCGGAGCTTGATTTCAACCGGATGGCGGAACTGGCGGGTGAGGCGCTGGCGCGCACGATCAGTGTGGTTTCACCGCATAGACAGACTTCGACCTGGAAATCGGCGGATAGTTATGCCCGGCCTGAGTATATCGGCGCCCTGATCAATGCCGATGCGCATATGCCTGAACTCGATACGCCCGAAATGCTGGCGCATGTCAGCGGAAGCACGCTCAAGGCCATTGCAAAGGACTATGCCCCGCGCGGCGAAAAACCGCCCGGAAAGGTGGCCGAGCTGCGCCAGTGGCTGGTCGGCCGTGCGCCCGGTTGGCAACCCTTGCACTTTGGTGCGCCTGGGCCGGCTTGTGAGCCATGGACACGTGAAAGCATCCTGCAGGAGGATGCATCCTGA
- a CDS encoding site-specific integrase — protein MPNDKNLWRHANGTYYARIQVNGRDVRKSLRTTDIRAARKLLKKVVEQAEKRRAGIAEPTAHTWEEAVVRWSDLQMADLRPGTQKRYLTSLGQIHPYFAGRDVAGITSVDVHDYTAARMRKGASGATVRRDLTIMSRVMRVARRAGWVTANPVPEEMEEIPERREPIRPVPIRALAKLTRRAPDGFRDLIRFLARTGCRQEEAASLEWSQLDLRSVPATCTFSRTKTRSPRVIELTSRQANELRRILRSPDSPYVFRSPQGQRYKNVPGRFRVLLRKALGAEGDVFRCHDLRHTYAIRALQQKRSIYDVARQLGHSSVKTTERYAGWLSQPMR, from the coding sequence GTGCCCAACGATAAGAACCTCTGGCGCCACGCCAACGGTACGTATTACGCGCGAATCCAGGTCAACGGCCGCGACGTGCGAAAGTCGCTACGCACAACTGATATCCGGGCAGCTCGCAAACTCCTCAAAAAAGTCGTCGAGCAGGCGGAAAAGCGCCGCGCGGGCATAGCCGAACCAACAGCCCATACATGGGAAGAGGCAGTGGTCCGCTGGTCTGACCTGCAAATGGCTGATCTGCGGCCGGGGACTCAGAAACGATATCTGACCAGTCTGGGACAGATACATCCCTATTTCGCGGGCCGGGACGTTGCCGGCATCACGTCGGTGGATGTTCATGACTATACCGCTGCCCGTATGCGTAAGGGAGCCAGCGGAGCCACGGTGCGTCGTGACCTCACGATCATGAGCCGTGTCATGAGAGTCGCCCGGCGCGCGGGATGGGTCACAGCGAATCCGGTGCCGGAAGAAATGGAAGAAATACCCGAACGGCGCGAGCCGATTCGGCCTGTGCCGATTCGTGCCCTGGCGAAGCTGACCCGGCGCGCACCAGATGGCTTTCGTGATCTGATCCGCTTTCTTGCCCGGACAGGCTGCCGGCAGGAGGAAGCGGCTTCGCTGGAGTGGTCACAGCTTGATCTACGATCCGTGCCGGCCACCTGCACATTTTCCCGGACGAAGACGCGATCACCCCGTGTGATAGAGCTGACATCCCGGCAGGCGAATGAGTTGCGTCGCATTCTACGCTCGCCCGATTCGCCCTATGTCTTTCGCTCTCCACAAGGGCAACGCTATAAAAACGTGCCAGGGAGGTTTCGGGTGCTTCTTCGGAAGGCTCTCGGTGCCGAGGGAGATGTCTTTCGCTGTCACGATCTGCGGCATACCTATGCAATTCGTGCATTGCAGCAAAAGAGGTCAATCTATGATGTGGCCCGTCAACTAGGACATAGTTCTGTCAAAACTACGGAACGGTATGCCGGCTGGCTAAGCCAACCAATGCGGTGA
- a CDS encoding diacylglycerol kinase family protein, which yields MIFIIVNPCAGGHRSGRVARFAHHLRQAGLDVEIGHTRFRGHATVLARAAAQTPGCTHIVAAGGDGTIAEVAEGMAGSDCVLAILPLGTANVLARELALPFDDALTARIIAAGGSRTIWPGRLQSSAWDGLFVQMVGVGFDAHVVHGVSTRLKNAVGRMAYVVSMLGALRQYRFPTMTVMVDGVAHEAVSAIISKGARYGGKYVLAPHSMQGEQRFCVVLFHVAGIGAVLRAGFALLRGTLARQKGVTILTGRRVEIPARPALPVQGDGDARGFTPLRIDISDRPLRVAVALTGGEG from the coding sequence ATGATCTTTATTATTGTAAACCCATGTGCCGGGGGCCACCGGTCTGGGCGGGTGGCCCGTTTTGCACACCATCTGCGGCAGGCCGGGCTTGATGTCGAGATCGGGCATACCCGCTTCAGGGGGCACGCCACGGTGCTGGCCCGCGCCGCCGCGCAAACGCCTGGCTGCACGCATATCGTGGCGGCGGGAGGGGATGGAACCATTGCCGAAGTGGCCGAAGGAATGGCGGGTTCCGACTGTGTGCTGGCCATCCTGCCGCTGGGAACGGCGAATGTACTGGCGCGTGAACTGGCACTCCCCTTCGATGATGCGTTGACGGCCCGTATCATCGCGGCGGGGGGCAGCAGGACCATCTGGCCGGGGCGGCTCCAGTCCAGCGCATGGGATGGGCTTTTCGTACAGATGGTGGGGGTCGGGTTTGACGCCCATGTGGTGCATGGCGTCTCCACCCGGCTGAAGAATGCCGTCGGGCGCATGGCCTATGTCGTGAGCATGCTCGGCGCGCTGCGGCAGTACCGTTTCCCCACCATGACGGTCATGGTGGATGGCGTGGCGCATGAGGCGGTCTCGGCCATCATATCCAAAGGCGCGCGGTACGGCGGGAAATATGTTCTGGCCCCGCATTCGATGCAGGGGGAGCAGCGGTTTTGTGTCGTCCTGTTCCACGTTGCCGGGATCGGGGCAGTGTTGCGTGCCGGTTTCGCCCTGTTGCGCGGTACCCTGGCGCGGCAGAAAGGCGTTACGATCCTGACGGGCCGGAGGGTTGAAATCCCCGCGCGCCCCGCCCTGCCCGTGCAGGGCGATGGGGATGCGCGTGGCTTTACGCCGCTGCGTATCGACATATCCGACCGCCCCCTTCGCGTTGCGGTCGCGTTGACCGGCGGGGAAGGGTGA
- a CDS encoding thioredoxin produces the protein MSTSLHIDPLEWGHGPKVLDVFVEPTCPFSVRAFNKLGDLLTTVGADRLTIRVRLHSQPWHMFSGVIVRCILAAATLEGGRESARAVMAAIGAHREEFEFTDHCAGPNMDATPNDIIRRIEKYSGIALAAAFAVPELQKAIKWQCKYARQNGIHVSPTFMVDGLIDPAMSSGDTVEAWRQHLFP, from the coding sequence ATGTCCACATCCCTGCATATCGACCCGCTTGAATGGGGGCACGGGCCAAAGGTCCTGGATGTTTTTGTGGAACCCACCTGCCCTTTTTCCGTCCGGGCCTTCAACAAGCTTGGTGACCTGCTTACCACCGTGGGCGCGGACCGGCTCACGATCCGGGTCCGCCTGCATTCCCAGCCATGGCATATGTTTTCCGGCGTGATTGTGCGGTGCATCCTCGCGGCCGCCACGCTGGAAGGCGGCAGGGAGAGCGCCCGCGCCGTCATGGCCGCGATTGGCGCGCATCGGGAGGAATTCGAATTTACCGATCACTGCGCCGGCCCCAACATGGACGCCACGCCCAACGACATCATCCGCCGGATCGAAAAGTACAGCGGCATCGCGCTGGCTGCGGCCTTCGCGGTGCCTGAACTGCAGAAAGCCATCAAATGGCAGTGTAAATACGCCCGCCAGAATGGCATTCACGTCTCACCGACCTTCATGGTCGATGGCCTGATCGACCCGGCCATGAGCAGCGGCGATACCGTGGAGGCATGGCGCCAGCACCTTTTCCCATAA
- a CDS encoding 8-oxoguanine deaminase, with product MARALLLKNALRLVTMDAQRREIEGGWILVHDRQVTAIGTPTDPLPAADEVLDMTGHVVMPGMVNTHHHMYQTLTRVIPAAQDASLFGWLQALYPIWAGLTPEMIRVSACTAMTELLWSGCTTSSDHLYLFPNGARLDDEIEAATEMGMRFHAARGAMSVGESQGGLPPDRVVENEDAILADTQRVIEAYHDPAPLAMQRIAVAPCSPFSVSRDLMRNAAALARATGTMLHTHLAENASDIAYSREKFNMTPAEYAEDTGWIGSDVWHAHCVRLDDAGIRRFGATHTGMAHCPCSNMRLGSGIAPVRRMVASGMRVGLGVDGSASNDGSHMLGEARQAMLLGRLIETPDNQPMMRAREVLELATRGGAAVLGRDDIGHLAPGMAADIVAFDLRGIDHAGAQADPVAALVFCTPRRVSCTIVNGRVLIRDGAFTDHDPARLARRHNELARELLEKA from the coding sequence ATGGCCCGCGCCCTTTTGCTCAAGAATGCGCTGCGTCTGGTAACGATGGACGCCCAAAGGCGGGAAATCGAAGGGGGGTGGATCCTTGTGCATGACCGGCAGGTCACGGCCATAGGCACCCCCACCGACCCGCTGCCCGCAGCCGATGAGGTGCTGGACATGACCGGGCATGTGGTGATGCCGGGCATGGTCAATACCCACCACCATATGTACCAGACCCTGACACGGGTTATTCCGGCGGCGCAGGATGCCTCGCTTTTCGGGTGGTTGCAGGCGCTTTATCCCATATGGGCGGGGCTGACGCCGGAAATGATCCGTGTTTCGGCCTGCACGGCCATGACGGAACTGCTGTGGTCCGGCTGCACGACCAGCAGCGACCATCTGTACCTGTTCCCCAATGGCGCGCGGCTTGATGATGAAATCGAGGCCGCGACCGAAATGGGCATGCGCTTTCACGCGGCGCGCGGGGCGATGAGCGTGGGCGAAAGCCAGGGCGGCCTGCCACCCGACCGCGTGGTGGAAAATGAGGACGCGATTCTGGCGGATACCCAGCGCGTGATCGAAGCCTATCACGACCCCGCACCCCTTGCGATGCAGCGGATTGCCGTCGCCCCCTGTTCGCCCTTTTCCGTCAGCCGGGATCTCATGCGCAACGCCGCCGCACTTGCGCGCGCAACCGGGACCATGCTGCATACCCATCTGGCGGAAAACGCCAGCGATATCGCCTATAGCCGCGAAAAATTCAACATGACCCCCGCCGAATACGCCGAGGACACCGGCTGGATCGGCAGCGATGTCTGGCATGCCCACTGCGTACGTCTGGATGATGCGGGTATCCGCCGGTTTGGCGCGACCCATACCGGCATGGCCCATTGCCCGTGTTCCAACATGCGGCTGGGATCGGGGATCGCGCCGGTGCGGCGGATGGTGGCGTCGGGCATGCGCGTGGGGCTGGGGGTGGATGGTTCCGCGTCCAACGATGGCAGTCACATGCTGGGTGAAGCCCGTCAGGCCATGCTGCTGGGCCGCCTGATCGAAACACCGGACAACCAGCCCATGATGCGGGCGCGTGAGGTGCTGGAACTGGCCACGCGCGGCGGGGCCGCCGTACTCGGGCGCGACGATATCGGGCATCTGGCGCCCGGTATGGCGGCTGACATCGTTGCCTTCGACCTGCGCGGGATCGACCATGCGGGCGCGCAGGCGGATCCGGTGGCGGCGCTGGTTTTCTGTACCCCGCGCCGTGTGTCATGTACCATCGTGAATGGGCGGGTCCTGATCCGCGATGGTGCGTTTACCGACCATGACCCGGCCCGTCTGGCCCGGCGGCACAATGAACTGGCGCGTGAGCTTCTGGAAAAAGCCTGA
- a CDS encoding SDR family oxidoreductase: protein MNGKTAPSTRRVAVVTGATGGIGQALVRHMIARDYSVILLSRQTGRDMPGVTAITCDLTDTGSIHQAASTIMKDAPRIDVLVHCAGVISPQNVGQLDSTTIARQIAVDLTAPVELTNYLLPAMGRGGHIVFVNSMAAIFPLAGSSVYTAAKFGLRGFARALEQELRPRRIQVSSIYPASVNTPMLSREMESGGSIYNFIDPPQDPDITAKRIMQCCERSSREVFSSVFDKAFTHACLFSMKLLNLSLPTMRFLGRRGYRAYRRRQPPQDMG from the coding sequence TTGAACGGAAAAACAGCCCCCTCCACCCGCAGGGTCGCCGTTGTGACCGGGGCTACGGGGGGGATCGGGCAGGCGCTGGTGCGGCACATGATCGCGCGCGACTATTCCGTTATCCTGCTCTCACGCCAGACAGGTCGGGACATGCCGGGCGTAACCGCCATAACCTGTGACCTGACCGATACAGGCAGCATCCATCAGGCAGCATCCACAATCATGAAGGACGCACCGCGGATTGACGTGCTGGTGCATTGCGCGGGCGTGATCTCGCCCCAGAATGTGGGACAACTGGACAGCACGACAATCGCACGCCAGATCGCCGTTGACCTGACCGCCCCCGTTGAACTGACAAACTACCTGCTGCCTGCCATGGGGCGTGGGGGTCACATCGTATTCGTCAATTCAATGGCGGCCATCTTTCCGCTGGCGGGCAGCAGTGTCTATACGGCGGCAAAATTCGGCCTGCGCGGATTTGCCCGTGCGCTGGAACAGGAGCTGAGACCCCGGCGCATACAGGTAAGCTCCATCTACCCCGCCAGCGTCAATACGCCCATGTTGAGCCGGGAAATGGAGTCCGGTGGCTCGATATACAACTTTATCGACCCACCACAGGATCCGGACATTACCGCGAAACGGATAATGCAGTGCTGTGAGCGGAGCAGCCGCGAGGTTTTCAGTTCCGTATTCGACAAGGCATTCACCCATGCCTGTCTCTTCTCCATGAAGCTTCTCAATCTCAGCCTGCCGACCATGAGGTTCCTGGGGCGCAGGGGTTACCGCGCCTATCGGCGGCGCCAGCCCCCACAGGACATGGGCTGA
- the lepA gene encoding translation elongation factor 4 gives MTDTPLSLIRNFSIIAHIDHGKSTLADRLIQACGALTQREMTNQVLDNMDLERERGITIKAQTVRLSYPAEDGKTYVLNLMDTPGHVDFAYEVSRSLAACEGSLLVVDASQGVEAQTLANVYQAIDANHEIVPVLNKVDLPAADCPRVKEQIEEVIGIPADDAVEVSAKTGLNIEAVLEALVKRLPPPTGDATAPLKALLVDSWYDPYLGVITLVRVKEGRLKRGMRIRMMSSGVVHVVDQVGVFAPRMTAVDELGPGEIGYINAAIKTVADTNVGDTLTDDRRPAEAPLAGFKPSIPVVWCGLYPVVADDFEKLRDSLAKLRLNDASFHYEAETSAALGFGFRCGFLGLLHLEIIQERLSREFDLDLIATAPSVVYRMELTNGTTEELHNPADMPDASLIEKIEEPWIKATIMVPDEYLGAVLTLCSERRGVQEDLTYVGNRAMAVYRLPLNEVVFDFYDRLKSVTRGYASFDYQMDRYEESDLVRISILVNQEPVDALSFIAHRSAAETRGRSICAKLKELIPRQLFKIAVQAAIGSRIIARETIGAMSKDVTAKCYGGDISRKRKLLEKQKEGKKRMRQFGKVDIPQSAFLAALKMDQ, from the coding sequence ATGACCGACACGCCCCTCTCCCTGATCCGCAATTTCTCGATCATCGCGCATATCGACCATGGGAAATCCACCCTGGCCGACCGCCTGATCCAGGCCTGCGGCGCGCTGACACAGCGGGAAATGACCAATCAGGTTCTGGACAACATGGATCTGGAACGTGAACGTGGCATCACCATCAAGGCCCAGACCGTACGCCTGTCCTATCCGGCGGAAGACGGCAAGACCTACGTGCTGAACCTTATGGACACGCCGGGCCATGTCGACTTCGCCTATGAGGTCAGCCGCTCGCTGGCCGCGTGCGAAGGCTCGCTGCTGGTGGTCGATGCCTCGCAGGGGGTGGAGGCGCAGACACTGGCCAATGTGTACCAGGCCATCGACGCCAACCACGAGATCGTGCCGGTGCTGAACAAGGTGGACCTGCCCGCCGCCGACTGCCCGCGCGTAAAGGAACAGATCGAGGAGGTGATCGGCATCCCCGCCGATGACGCGGTCGAGGTTTCGGCCAAGACCGGCCTGAACATCGAAGCCGTGCTGGAAGCCCTGGTCAAGCGCCTGCCGCCGCCAACGGGCGATGCCACGGCCCCGCTCAAGGCGCTGCTGGTGGATAGCTGGTACGATCCGTACCTGGGCGTGATTACGCTGGTGCGTGTGAAGGAAGGCCGCCTCAAACGCGGCATGCGCATTCGCATGATGTCGTCTGGCGTGGTGCATGTGGTCGATCAGGTGGGCGTATTCGCCCCGCGCATGACAGCGGTGGACGAACTCGGCCCCGGTGAGATCGGCTACATCAACGCCGCCATCAAGACCGTGGCCGACACCAACGTGGGCGACACCCTGACCGATGACCGCCGCCCCGCCGAGGCCCCGCTGGCGGGCTTCAAGCCCTCCATTCCCGTGGTGTGGTGCGGGCTGTATCCGGTCGTGGCCGATGATTTCGAGAAACTGCGCGACAGTCTGGCCAAGCTGCGGCTGAATGACGCCTCGTTCCATTACGAGGCCGAGACCTCCGCCGCCCTTGGCTTCGGTTTCCGCTGCGGCTTCCTTGGGCTGCTGCATCTCGAAATCATTCAGGAACGCCTGAGCCGCGAGTTCGACCTGGACCTGATCGCCACCGCGCCGTCGGTTGTGTACCGCATGGAACTGACCAACGGCACGACGGAGGAACTGCACAACCCCGCCGACATGCCCGACGCCTCCCTGATCGAGAAGATCGAGGAGCCGTGGATCAAGGCCACCATCATGGTGCCGGACGAATATCTGGGCGCGGTGCTGACCCTGTGCAGTGAGCGCCGTGGCGTGCAGGAAGACCTGACCTATGTCGGCAACCGGGCCATGGCCGTCTATCGCCTGCCGTTGAACGAGGTGGTGTTCGACTTTTACGACCGGCTGAAATCGGTAACGCGCGGTTACGCCAGCTTTGACTACCAGATGGACCGTTATGAGGAGAGCGACCTCGTGCGCATTTCCATCCTGGTCAATCAGGAGCCGGTGGATGCGCTGTCGTTCATTGCCCATCGCTCGGCTGCCGAAACACGCGGGCGCTCCATCTGCGCCAAGCTCAAGGAACTGATCCCGCGCCAGTTGTTCAAGATCGCGGTGCAGGCGGCGATCGGCAGCCGCATCATCGCGCGTGAGACCATTGGCGCGATGTCCAAGGACGTGACGGCCAAATGTTATGGCGGCGACATCTCGCGCAAGCGCAAACTGCTGGAAAAGCAGAAGGAAGGTAAAAAGCGCATGCGCCAGTTCGGCAAGGTCGACATCCCGCAGAGCGCCTTCCTCGCCGCGCTGAAGATGGACCAGTAA
- a CDS encoding helix-turn-helix transcriptional regulator translates to MISHTDIWRALDRLAAERGLTPSGLARAAGLDSTTFNPSKRITPAGRPRWPGTESLARTLSATGISFEGFSRLLSGHHDPETGGKAHHAHLKIVSFSQLTHTGLFDETGLPEGGSWEKWDFHGMADHHSYAVHLDSDCMEPIFRKGGTLIISPTAAIRQSDRVLLHTPHGAPCCGMVTDRWHDAPVTAPLHELVRIHGLAGMDDREIVVDGNTLIHRITMACM, encoded by the coding sequence ATGATCAGCCATACCGATATCTGGCGCGCCCTGGACCGCCTGGCCGCCGAACGGGGACTGACCCCTTCCGGCCTTGCGCGCGCGGCGGGGCTGGACAGCACGACCTTCAATCCCTCCAAACGGATCACGCCCGCCGGTCGCCCGCGCTGGCCGGGAACGGAAAGCCTTGCGCGCACCCTGTCGGCCACGGGCATCTCATTCGAGGGGTTCAGCCGCCTGCTCTCGGGCCATCACGATCCTGAAACGGGGGGCAAGGCCCATCACGCCCACCTGAAAATCGTGTCGTTTTCCCAACTGACCCATACTGGACTGTTTGACGAAACCGGCCTGCCGGAAGGCGGGTCATGGGAAAAATGGGACTTCCACGGCATGGCGGACCATCATTCCTATGCCGTGCATCTGGACAGTGACTGCATGGAGCCGATCTTTCGCAAGGGGGGCACGCTGATCATCTCGCCCACCGCCGCGATCCGCCAGTCCGACCGCGTGCTGCTTCACACCCCGCATGGCGCGCCCTGCTGCGGCATGGTGACGGACCGCTGGCATGACGCCCCCGTCACCGCCCCGCTGCACGAGCTTGTCCGCATCCATGGCCTGGCCGGAATGGACGACAGGGAAATCGTTGTGGACGGGAACACGCTCATCCACCGCATCACCATGGCCTGCATGTAA
- a CDS encoding DEAD/DEAH box helicase translates to MPFPETHPALQRALDERGYDAPTPVQKAVLDVAAEGRDLLVSAQTGSGKTVAFGLAMADTLLGGAEHFGPAGPPLAVIIAPTRELAMQVTRELTWLYAPAGGRIVSCIGGMDARREARALQLGAHIVVGTPGRLCDHQSRGRLDMSDLRVVVLDEADEMLDLGFRDELEQLLDAMPKTRRTLLFSATIAKEIASLARRYQNDAVRIDTLSGAKQHADIEYRAVVADARELIPAVVNVLRYTDSQTTMVFCATREMVRHMQAALVERGFSSVALSGELGQNERTRAIDSLRKGQANVCVATDVAARGIDIPALALVVHATLPTDPATLLHRSGRTGRAGRKGVCVLMVPMSQRRRAERLMQGAKITASWSGVPTAAEIRAQDARRLLADPALTQDVSEADAELVGQLVEGRTSEQLAAALLQMYRARLPAPENVRHITPDAPRPMREGREGTPRPPRESYASSEPGAWFAMSVGRQDKADPKWLIPLICRLGGVRKADIGAIRINDTQTLFEITPDSTEKFRSCIASIENDEVQITPASAPAGGPARRSGPPRGGPRPFARKPGGGGSRPGGFGGPPRSGASSRKRPRS, encoded by the coding sequence ATGCCGTTTCCCGAAACCCACCCCGCCCTGCAACGCGCGCTGGACGAGCGTGGGTATGATGCCCCGACTCCCGTCCAGAAAGCTGTCCTGGATGTCGCCGCCGAAGGGCGCGACCTGCTCGTTTCCGCCCAGACCGGCTCCGGCAAGACCGTTGCCTTCGGTCTGGCCATGGCCGACACCCTGCTTGGCGGCGCCGAGCATTTTGGCCCGGCGGGCCCGCCGCTGGCCGTCATCATCGCGCCCACGCGCGAACTCGCCATGCAGGTCACGCGCGAACTGACGTGGCTGTACGCCCCGGCGGGCGGGCGGATCGTATCGTGCATCGGGGGCATGGACGCGCGGCGTGAAGCCCGCGCCCTCCAGCTTGGCGCGCATATCGTGGTCGGCACGCCGGGGCGGCTGTGCGACCACCAGTCGCGCGGGCGGCTGGACATGTCTGACCTGCGTGTGGTCGTGCTGGACGAAGCGGACGAGATGCTCGACCTCGGCTTCCGTGACGAGCTTGAGCAACTGCTCGACGCCATGCCCAAGACCCGGCGCACGCTGCTGTTCTCCGCCACGATCGCCAAGGAAATCGCCTCCCTGGCCCGGCGCTACCAGAACGACGCGGTGCGTATCGACACCCTGTCGGGCGCGAAGCAGCATGCCGACATCGAATACCGCGCCGTGGTGGCCGATGCCCGTGAACTGATCCCCGCCGTGGTGAACGTCCTGCGCTATACGGACAGCCAGACCACCATGGTGTTCTGCGCCACGCGTGAGATGGTGCGCCACATGCAGGCCGCGCTGGTGGAGCGCGGTTTCTCCTCCGTCGCCCTGTCGGGTGAACTGGGGCAGAACGAGCGTACCCGCGCCATCGACAGCCTACGCAAGGGCCAGGCCAATGTCTGCGTCGCGACCGATGTCGCGGCCCGTGGCATCGACATTCCGGCACTCGCGCTGGTTGTCCACGCCACCCTGCCGACCGATCCGGCCACCCTGCTGCACCGTTCGGGCCGCACGGGCCGCGCGGGGCGCAAGGGCGTGTGCGTGCTGATGGTCCCGATGTCGCAGCGCCGACGGGCCGAACGCCTGATGCAGGGCGCGAAGATCACGGCAAGCTGGTCGGGCGTGCCCACGGCGGCCGAGATCCGCGCGCAGGATGCCAGGCGCCTGCTGGCGGACCCCGCCCTGACGCAGGACGTGAGTGAGGCGGATGCGGAGCTGGTTGGCCAGCTTGTTGAAGGCCGCACCAGTGAGCAGCTTGCCGCCGCCCTGCTCCAGATGTATCGCGCCCGCCTGCCCGCGCCGGAAAATGTGCGCCATATCACGCCCGATGCGCCGCGCCCCATGCGTGAAGGCCGTGAAGGCACGCCCCGCCCCCCGCGTGAGAGCTACGCGAGCAGCGAGCCGGGCGCATGGTTCGCCATGAGCGTCGGCCGGCAGGACAAGGCCGACCCGAAATGGCTGATCCCGCTGATCTGCCGCCTGGGTGGCGTGCGTAAGGCGGATATTGGCGCCATCCGCATCAACGATACCCAGACCCTGTTCGAGATCACGCCGGATTCCACCGAGAAATTCCGCTCGTGCATCGCCTCGATCGAGAATGATGAAGTCCAGATCACGCCCGCCAGCGCGCCCGCCGGTGGCCCTGCCCGCCGCAGCGGCCCGCCGCGTGGTGGCCCCCGGCCGTTCGCGCGCAAGCCCGGCGGCGGTGGCAGCCGTCCCGGCGGGTTCGGTGGGCCGCCGCGCAGCGGCGCGTCCTCGCGCAAGCGGCCCCGCTCCTGA